The proteins below are encoded in one region of Elusimicrobiota bacterium:
- a CDS encoding amidophosphoribosyltransferase: MSGIFGVVSKGECKETLFYGTDYHSHLGTEYGGMAVLGENFTRQIHNISQSQFKSKFHEDYKNLKGNKGIGVISAFDEQPIYLNSKFGSFCIVTNGFLENAEELSKKLLAKGITFSEVNRGTINLTELVAKMITEGKNIVDGIEKMFNAIDGSCSLLLLNKDGVYAARDRFGYTPLIIGKRKDEIAVTSETAAFPNTGFKIEKYIEPGEIVLLTEKGIVQKKEGINLNQICTFLWIYTGFPASNYEGINTEIVRERCGRCLAKGDRDIDVDLVSGVPDSGMGHAIGYAMESKKPLRRPLVKYTSGYGRSYTPPSQEKRDHIATMKLIPIKEVIKDNRIVVCEDSIVRGTQLKNSTIKKLWEAGAKEIHVRPACPPLMFPCKFNLSTRSIDELAARKAIHAIEGNKSGDIKEYTNHKSKKYKKMIDWITKDLDATTLRYQTIDNLVKSVGLPREKLCLYCWTGEYLDPKSKKITKSH; the protein is encoded by the coding sequence ATGAGCGGGATTTTTGGGGTAGTTTCCAAAGGTGAATGTAAAGAGACTTTGTTTTACGGAACAGATTATCATTCTCACCTGGGAACGGAATATGGAGGAATGGCTGTCTTGGGCGAAAATTTTACCAGACAAATACATAACATAAGCCAGAGTCAGTTTAAATCCAAGTTTCATGAAGATTATAAAAATCTGAAGGGTAACAAAGGTATAGGAGTAATCTCTGCTTTTGATGAACAACCTATTTATTTAAATTCAAAATTTGGCTCATTTTGTATAGTTACTAACGGGTTTTTAGAAAACGCTGAAGAATTATCAAAAAAACTTTTGGCTAAAGGAATAACTTTCAGTGAAGTAAACCGTGGTACTATTAATCTTACTGAATTAGTAGCCAAGATGATAACTGAAGGAAAGAACATTGTGGATGGGATAGAAAAAATGTTTAATGCAATTGACGGTTCCTGTTCCCTTTTATTATTAAATAAAGATGGTGTATATGCCGCCAGAGACAGGTTTGGATATACGCCTCTTATAATCGGTAAGCGAAAAGATGAAATAGCAGTAACTTCTGAAACAGCAGCTTTTCCAAATACCGGATTCAAAATTGAAAAATATATTGAACCTGGGGAGATAGTATTATTAACTGAAAAAGGCATAGTTCAAAAAAAAGAGGGTATCAATCTGAATCAAATATGTACATTCTTGTGGATTTATACCGGTTTTCCTGCTTCAAATTATGAAGGTATTAACACAGAGATAGTACGGGAAAGATGCGGCAGATGTTTAGCAAAAGGTGACCGCGATATAGATGTAGATTTAGTTTCCGGTGTGCCTGATTCCGGTATGGGACATGCAATAGGTTACGCTATGGAGTCTAAAAAACCTTTAAGACGGCCTTTAGTAAAATACACGTCCGGGTATGGCAGAAGTTATACTCCGCCTTCGCAGGAAAAACGTGACCATATAGCGACAATGAAACTTATACCCATAAAGGAAGTAATTAAAGATAACAGGATTGTTGTATGCGAAGATTCAATTGTAAGGGGAACACAATTAAAGAATTCCACCATAAAAAAACTTTGGGAAGCTGGGGCAAAAGAGATTCATGTAAGACCTGCCTGCCCGCCATTGATGTTTCCTTGTAAGTTTAATCTTTCCACGCGGAGTATAGATGAACTTGCAGCACGAAAAGCTATTCACGCTATTGAAGGTAATAAATCCGGGGATATAAAAGAATATACAAATCATAAATCCAAAAAATATAAAAAAATGATAGACTGGATTACTAAGGATTTGGATGCTACTACCTTAAGATATCAAACTATAGATAATTTAGTGAAATCTGTCGGTCTGCCGCGGGAAAAATTGTGTCTTTATTGTTGGACTGGAGAATATTTGGATCCTAAAAGCAAAAAAATCACAAAATCTCATTAA
- a CDS encoding aldolase catalytic domain-containing protein, producing MFRPEIKVVDCTIRDGGLMNKSNFSFEIVRKVYKAVCDAGIDIIELGYRNSKKMFSVKEYGPWRFCDEENLLKVVDGIKSDKTKIAIMQDAHKAVPDDVLPKSESVVDVIRVATYVKDVDKAIKLANNATDKGYEATINIMSISVALERELDEALQQIEEETKISACYVVDSFGALYSEDIDFYVDKFKKYLKNKEVGVHCHNHQQLGFANTIAGIIRGANYLDGTLYGLGRAAGNCPLELLISFLKNPKFDIRPLLDIVSKEILPLNKEIQWGYSIPYMITGVLNRHPDIAMTLMAMDDKSPEKKDFLKFYEKLTEVEIED from the coding sequence ATGTTCAGACCGGAAATTAAAGTAGTAGATTGTACCATTCGTGATGGCGGCTTAATGAACAAATCAAATTTTTCATTTGAAATTGTCAGGAAGGTCTATAAAGCTGTTTGTGATGCTGGTATAGATATTATTGAGTTGGGCTACAGGAATAGTAAAAAAATGTTTTCTGTAAAAGAATATGGACCGTGGCGTTTTTGTGATGAGGAAAATCTTTTAAAAGTAGTTGATGGAATAAAATCAGATAAAACAAAAATAGCGATTATGCAGGATGCCCATAAGGCGGTTCCTGATGATGTTCTTCCTAAATCAGAAAGCGTTGTTGATGTAATCCGCGTCGCAACTTATGTTAAAGACGTTGATAAAGCGATTAAGCTTGCAAACAATGCGACTGATAAAGGATATGAGGCAACAATAAATATTATGTCTATCTCAGTTGCTCTTGAACGGGAGCTCGATGAAGCATTACAGCAGATAGAAGAGGAAACAAAAATATCGGCATGTTATGTAGTAGATAGTTTCGGGGCTCTTTACAGTGAAGATATTGATTTTTATGTAGATAAGTTTAAGAAGTATCTTAAAAATAAAGAGGTCGGTGTCCACTGTCATAATCACCAGCAATTAGGGTTTGCTAATACAATTGCCGGTATTATTCGCGGTGCCAATTATCTGGACGGTACTCTTTATGGTCTTGGGCGTGCTGCCGGGAACTGCCCGCTTGAACTTTTAATAAGTTTTCTGAAAAATCCAAAATTTGATATTCGCCCGCTTCTTGATATTGTAAGTAAAGAGATATTACCGCTTAACAAAGAGATTCAATGGGGATATTCCATACCATATATGATTACCGGTGTTTTAAATCGTCATCCGGACATAGCAATGACTTTAATGGCGATGGATGATAAATCACCTGAAAAAAAAGATTTTCTTAAATTTTATGAAAAGCTCACCGAAGTAGAAATTGAAGATTAA
- the hypF gene encoding carbamoyltransferase HypF — translation MERYKIIVSGRVQGVGFRPTVYRYAVQENLAGFVINTSEGVIIEVEGNKLSIKIFLGKLKNTPPIQARITKITLKKIILQYDKKFVIKKSTVDNKALLNISPDIAICDDCLHELYDKNNHRYLYPFINCTNCGPRFSIIKDIPYDRKNTTMQSFNMCKVCGNDYENPSDRRFHAQPNACWDCGPNVELVRGPRSLPADGLVVGEVQGQGLKAIQKTIELLKKGKIVAIKGIGGFHIACDATNNDAVKKLRIRKSRPDKPFAVMMPDIKAVKKFCHVNKAEEKVLLSSERPIVLLKKRQGEVISDFVSPNNNSLGVMLPYAPLHYLLFNFQFPISNFSALVMTSGNKQDEPICKDNKEVLKELSGICDYFLLHNRDIFNRCDDSIVQIDCKGEQRIIRRSRGYVPNPIPLASPSFSGGLPDVLATGAELKNTFCLTRGSEAYISQYIGDLKDLKTYEFYKEAIENMKNLLKVNPKVIACDLHLDYLSTQYAKDLQTMNSRPRTPDLGPRTIFIQHHHAHIASVCAENNINEKIIGVAYDGTGYGTDNAIWGGEFLVVDGGTFERKYHLKYIKLPGGDAAANEIWRTGFSYLYSILGEKAVRFYKNKKITVIKNMIDKNINSPLTSSMGRLFDAVASIINLRQETTYEAQAAIELENLAVDGCKGPVKSYNYEIIGDEIDVKKMIIEIINDLKKKKSKGEISFKFHNTLAEIILDVCQKLRKETKINKVALSGGVFQNMTLLGKAIELLKNAGFSVFTNKEVPTNDGGISLGQVYVSKLACGGLHS, via the coding sequence ATGGAAAGATATAAAATAATTGTTTCCGGTAGAGTTCAAGGCGTGGGATTCAGACCCACGGTTTATCGTTATGCTGTGCAAGAAAACCTTGCAGGGTTTGTTATTAATACAAGCGAGGGTGTAATAATAGAAGTGGAAGGTAATAAGCTGAGTATAAAAATATTTTTAGGGAAATTAAAAAATACCCCGCCAATACAAGCAAGAATCACTAAAATAACGCTTAAGAAGATTATATTACAATATGACAAGAAGTTTGTTATAAAGAAAAGCACTGTTGATAATAAGGCTCTACTGAATATTTCTCCGGATATTGCAATATGTGATGATTGTCTTCACGAATTGTATGATAAAAATAATCATAGGTATCTATATCCATTTATAAATTGCACTAACTGCGGTCCGAGATTTTCTATTATAAAAGATATCCCTTATGACAGAAAAAATACGACAATGCAAAGTTTTAATATGTGCAAAGTATGTGGAAATGATTATGAAAATCCATCTGATAGAAGGTTCCATGCCCAGCCAAATGCCTGTTGGGATTGTGGGCCAAATGTGGAATTAGTCCGAGGTCCGAGGTCCCTGCCCGCCGACGGTTTGGTGGTGGGCGAGGTCCAAGGTCAAGGGTTAAAGGCAATTCAAAAGACTATTGAACTTTTAAAGAAAGGAAAGATTGTTGCGATAAAAGGGATTGGGGGTTTTCATATTGCTTGTGATGCTACTAATAATGATGCTGTCAAAAAACTTCGTATCAGGAAAAGCCGCCCAGATAAACCGTTTGCAGTAATGATGCCTGATATAAAAGCTGTAAAAAAATTCTGTCACGTAAACAAAGCAGAAGAAAAAGTTTTATTGTCTTCCGAACGTCCAATTGTATTATTGAAAAAACGACAAGGAGAGGTAATTTCCGATTTTGTCTCTCCAAACAATAACTCACTTGGCGTTATGCTTCCTTACGCCCCGCTGCATTATCTATTATTTAATTTCCAATTTCCAATTTCCAATTTCTCAGCCCTTGTCATGACCTCCGGCAATAAACAGGATGAACCAATCTGTAAAGACAATAAAGAGGTACTAAAAGAACTTTCCGGAATCTGCGATTATTTTTTATTGCATAACAGGGATATCTTTAACAGGTGTGACGATTCCATTGTCCAAATAGATTGTAAGGGAGAACAAAGAATCATCCGCCGCAGCCGCGGCTACGTCCCAAATCCCATCCCACTTGCCTCGCCGAGCTTTAGTGGCGGGCTTCCCGACGTTCTCGCGACCGGTGCTGAACTAAAAAACACTTTTTGCCTGACACGCGGGAGCGAAGCGTATATTTCACAATACATAGGTGACTTAAAAGACTTAAAAACATACGAGTTTTACAAAGAAGCAATTGAAAATATGAAAAATCTTTTAAAGGTAAATCCAAAAGTTATTGCCTGCGATTTACACCTGGACTATCTTTCCACCCAATACGCCAAAGACCTTCAGACTATGAACTCTAGACCTCGGACCCCGGACCTCGGACCTCGGACTATTTTTATTCAACACCACCACGCTCACATCGCTTCTGTTTGTGCAGAAAATAATATTAATGAAAAAATTATTGGTGTAGCGTATGATGGGACAGGTTATGGGACTGACAACGCTATTTGGGGCGGTGAATTTTTAGTTGTTGATGGTGGAACTTTCGAACGAAAATATCATTTAAAATATATTAAATTGCCTGGCGGTGATGCTGCTGCAAATGAAATATGGCGGACAGGGTTCAGTTATCTGTATTCGATTTTGGGAGAAAAGGCAGTCAGGTTTTACAAGAATAAGAAAATAACAGTTATAAAGAATATGATTGATAAAAATATAAACTCTCCTTTAACATCTTCAATGGGACGGCTTTTTGATGCAGTGGCATCAATAATAAATTTAAGACAAGAAACAACTTACGAAGCTCAGGCGGCAATTGAACTGGAGAATTTAGCGGTTGATGGTTGCAAGGGACCGGTTAAAAGTTATAACTATGAAATTATCGGAGATGAGATTGATGTTAAAAAAATGATAATAGAAATTATTAACGACCTTAAAAAAAAGAAATCCAAAGGAGAGATTTCGTTTAAATTTCATAATACACTTGCAGAAATCATTTTGGACGTATGTCAAAAACTAAGGAAAGAAACTAAAATAAATAAAGTAGCATTAAGCGGCGGTGTTTTTCAAAATATGACATTATTGGGGAAAGCTATTGAATTACTTAAAAATGCCGGGTTCAGTGTTTTTACAAATAAAGAAGTGCCAACCAACGACGGTGGAATTTCTTTGGGTCAGGTTTATGTCTCAAAATTAGCATGTGGGGGTTTACATAGTTAG
- a CDS encoding hydrogenase maturation nickel metallochaperone HypA: MHELGIAKNLFDIVLQKAKENKLKKITKISVKLGEAAGIEMDFLRHSFVDHLFPNTIASGCILEIAAEKVKAKCKKCSKEFLPEKKYFLCPSCQSDNIEIIFGKEVYVDFIEG; this comes from the coding sequence ATGCATGAATTAGGGATTGCTAAAAACCTTTTTGATATTGTTTTACAGAAAGCAAAAGAGAATAAACTTAAGAAAATTACAAAAATATCTGTAAAACTTGGTGAGGCCGCAGGAATAGAAATGGATTTTTTAAGACATTCTTTTGTCGACCATTTATTTCCAAATACAATTGCTTCGGGTTGTATCCTGGAAATTGCTGCTGAAAAAGTAAAAGCAAAATGTAAAAAGTGTTCCAAAGAATTTTTACCTGAAAAAAAATACTTCTTGTGCCCGTCCTGCCAAAGCGATAATATTGAAATTATTTTCGGTAAAGAAGTTTATGTTGATTTTATAGAAGGTTGA
- a CDS encoding HAD family acid phosphatase, which translates to MNKKSILLSILILYGFNNLSAEMLKPARLVAYDSISIPGQEVILSAKLEKKVLFFRPDIKDEKLAFYIDNKNIGESITNSEGFAFLPYIINKPGIFELNVKLSTASNYISGPVSAKIFCSDKKKPAMVVDIDHTIADVSWFGYVTKPNEKVMPLKNAPEVLQKLSRKYDIVFVTKREEVFLWKTEEWLKMYKFPDAPVFFWDLGDYPLSSVKYKTERIKKLKQIWKNISIGIGDRDTDIESYLANDMKVIKIGKENKTIPNVTFVSNWDEIEDLLLGK; encoded by the coding sequence ATGAATAAAAAAAGTATATTGCTTAGTATTTTAATTTTGTACGGTTTTAATAATCTTTCTGCGGAAATGCTGAAACCGGCAAGATTAGTCGCATATGATTCAATATCCATTCCCGGTCAAGAAGTTATTCTCAGTGCAAAGTTAGAAAAGAAAGTTTTGTTTTTCCGACCGGACATAAAAGATGAAAAACTCGCTTTTTATATTGATAACAAAAACATAGGGGAATCTATAACTAATAGTGAAGGTTTTGCTTTCCTGCCGTATATAATCAATAAACCGGGTATATTTGAGTTAAATGTAAAATTATCAACGGCTTCTAATTATATTTCAGGACCGGTATCAGCAAAAATATTTTGTTCTGATAAAAAGAAACCTGCTATGGTTGTTGATATAGACCACACTATTGCTGATGTAAGTTGGTTCGGATATGTAACTAAACCAAATGAAAAAGTTATGCCCCTTAAAAATGCCCCGGAAGTTTTACAAAAGCTTTCCAGAAAATATGATATTGTCTTTGTAACCAAAAGAGAAGAGGTGTTTCTATGGAAGACAGAAGAATGGCTAAAAATGTATAAATTTCCTGATGCCCCTGTGTTCTTTTGGGATTTAGGTGATTATCCTTTAAGTTCTGTGAAATATAAAACAGAAAGAATTAAAAAATTAAAACAAATATGGAAAAATATCTCAATCGGTATTGGCGACAGAGATACTGATATAGAATCATACCTTGCAAACGATATGAAAGTTATTAAGATAGGTAAAGAAAACAAAACTATTCCCAATGTGACATTTGTATCAAATTGGGATGAGATAGAAGATTTATTGCTCGGAAAGTAA
- a CDS encoding glycosyltransferase, whose protein sequence is MKKVYILTVTAGAGHLRAADALRKAFISLHPEWDIKLINVLDYTNPWFKKFYANSYLDVVNQVPEFWGLLYGRMDDKKAVEKTAKAQHLFNKINTIRFVKYIKKYPPDIAICTHFLPAEILSSRKTKHKIDFPWVCVVTDYEAHMFWIYPNADLYIAATEHTKFQLERNGISAKKILPVGIPIDPIFSQKNSKNILMKKIGLQKKLKTILVMSGGFGTGPVESILKQLQKINFPIQIIIVTGRNKQLEDKLKSGKYAKPTKVLGFVNNVDELLSVTDLLVSKPGGLTTSEALAKGVPMIVVNPTPGQEERNSDYLLEHGAGIRVNKIDDIGFRIESILRERGRLNIMRSNALRVGKPLSAINSAKEIIKRLL, encoded by the coding sequence CTGAGAAAAGCGTTTATATCTCTGCATCCGGAATGGGATATTAAACTTATCAATGTCCTGGATTATACTAATCCATGGTTTAAAAAATTCTATGCAAATTCTTACCTTGATGTAGTTAATCAGGTCCCTGAATTCTGGGGTTTGCTTTATGGGAGAATGGACGATAAAAAAGCGGTTGAAAAAACTGCAAAGGCACAGCACCTTTTTAATAAAATTAACACTATCCGCTTTGTAAAATATATTAAGAAATACCCGCCTGATATTGCTATATGTACACATTTCTTACCGGCTGAGATTTTGTCCAGTCGAAAGACCAAACATAAAATAGATTTTCCGTGGGTATGTGTTGTGACTGACTACGAAGCACATATGTTCTGGATATATCCAAATGCTGATTTGTACATAGCAGCGACTGAACATACTAAATTTCAACTTGAGAGAAACGGTATTTCTGCAAAAAAGATTTTACCGGTAGGTATTCCTATAGACCCAATATTTTCACAAAAAAACTCAAAAAATATTTTAATGAAAAAAATCGGACTCCAAAAAAAATTAAAAACGATATTAGTAATGAGCGGTGGTTTTGGTACCGGACCTGTAGAAAGTATATTAAAACAGTTACAAAAAATAAATTTCCCTATACAAATTATAATTGTTACAGGTAGAAACAAACAGCTTGAGGATAAACTTAAATCGGGAAAGTATGCAAAACCTACTAAAGTTTTAGGTTTTGTTAATAATGTTGACGAGCTTCTTTCCGTAACCGATTTGCTTGTTTCAAAGCCCGGCGGACTGACTACTTCTGAAGCACTGGCAAAAGGCGTGCCAATGATTGTTGTTAATCCTACTCCGGGGCAGGAAGAAAGAAATAGTGACTATCTTTTGGAACACGGAGCAGGTATAAGGGTAAATAAAATAGATGACATTGGATTTAGGATTGAATCGATACTTCGTGAAAGGGGTAGATTGAATATAATGAGGTCAAATGCGTTACGGGTTGGTAAACCATTATCTGCAATAAATTCAGCTAAAGAAATTATAAAAAGGTTGTTATGA